From the genome of Pseudomonas sp. gcc21, one region includes:
- a CDS encoding histidine phosphatase family protein, whose product MSEVYFVRHGQASFGSDNYDKLSETGHEQARLLGEYFRERDMEFDHILTGNMVRHRETAEGICQGMGLPNTAFEVFEELNEFDFHSIRAAYCAQFPDDKLPEKPAIADFFKQLRKGILLWSQGELQGELPETWACFEDRLQRLRQDLMSRCAGKRVLAVSSGGAIAMIMRQLLQAPCETMIELNLQTRNTALIHCVFNSRSMRLCGFNSVPHLDRPDRQSLITYA is encoded by the coding sequence ATGTCCGAAGTGTATTTTGTACGCCATGGCCAGGCCTCCTTTGGTTCCGACAATTACGACAAGCTTTCCGAGACCGGTCACGAACAGGCCCGGCTGCTGGGTGAATATTTTCGTGAGCGTGATATGGAATTCGATCACATTCTGACCGGCAACATGGTCCGTCACCGTGAAACGGCGGAGGGCATCTGTCAGGGTATGGGGTTGCCGAACACGGCCTTCGAAGTGTTTGAAGAACTTAACGAATTCGATTTTCACTCGATCCGGGCTGCCTATTGCGCGCAGTTCCCAGACGACAAGCTTCCGGAGAAACCGGCTATCGCCGATTTTTTCAAGCAGCTGCGCAAGGGCATTCTTTTATGGTCGCAGGGCGAACTCCAAGGCGAGCTGCCGGAAACCTGGGCATGCTTCGAGGACAGGCTGCAGCGCCTGCGTCAGGACCTGATGTCGCGGTGTGCTGGCAAGCGTGTGCTGGCGGTAAGTTCGGGCGGTGCGATCGCCATGATAATGCGCCAGTTACTGCAGGCACCTTGTGAAACGATGATTGAGCTCAATCTGCAAACACGTAACACGGCACTGATACATTGTGTTTTCAACTCACGATCGATGCGTCTGTGCGGCTTCAACAGCGTTCCGCATCTGGACCGCCCGGACCGACAGTCATTGATTACCTACGCTTGA